The following nucleotide sequence is from Solidesulfovibrio carbinolicus.
GATTGGGCAACAGACAATAGAGGGGCAGGACAAGCGTGAAATACGGAGATCTTATCCAATTCGATCCGATTGAGACGGTCGTTCAGTTACGTGACGCGGATAGATCGAGCGCCGCGCACACCCTCGTGAACACCTATGTCATCTCCGAGGAAATGGCAGAACGGCTCACCCAGCTTGTCATTCCTCAGATGCAGTTCGACCAGCCGGTCGACAACAAGGGCTTGCTGGTCGTCGGTAATTACGGCACCGGTAAATCTCACTTGATGTCGGTGGTTTCCAGCCTTGCCGCAGACGTCTCCCTGCTGGAAGGGCTAAATAACGTTGGTGTCCGTGATGCGGCTGCTCAAATCGCCGGGCGTTTCAAGGTCATCCGTACCGAGATAGGAGCCACCACCATGTCCCTGCGTGACATCCTGGTGGCGGAACTGGAAGAGCATCTCGAAAAACTCGGCGTAGAATATGTGTTCCCCGAAGCCGGGACCATCACCAGCCACAAACGGGCCTTCGAAGACATGATGGCTAAGTTTGGCGAGGTTTTCCCCGAGCACGGCCTGCTGCTGGTGGTCGATGAGCTGCTCGACTACCTGCGCACCCGCAAGGACCAGGAACTGATCCTCGACCTCAACTTCCTCCGTGAGATCGGCGAGATCTGCAAGGACCTACGCTTCCGCTTCATGGCCGGTGTTCAAGAAGCCATTTTCGACAGCCCTCGCTTCGCCTTTGTCGCCGACAGCATCCGCCGGGTGAAGGACCGCTTCGAGCAGATCCTTATCGCCCGCAGCGACGTGAAATTCGTCGTGGCCGAGCGTCTGCTCAAAAAGACCGCCGAACAGCAGGCCAAGATCCGCGACTACTTGATGCCATTTGCCAAATACTACGGCGGACTCAACGAGCGCATGGACGAGTTCGTCCGGCTTTTTCCGGTGCATCCTGATTACATCGACACCTTCGAACGCGTCACCGTTGTGGAAAAGCGCGAAGTGCTCAAGACCCTTTCCATGGGCATGAAAGGTATCCTTGGCAAGGTCGTGCCACAGGATGAGCCTGGCCTGATAGCTTTCGACAGCTACTGGAACACACTCAAACAAAACGCCTCGTTCCGGGCCATTCCCGAAATCCGGGCAGTCATCGATTGCAGCCAGGTGCTGGAATCTCGCATCGAAAACGCCATCACCCGCAAGCAATACAAGCCGATGGCGCTACGACTAATCCATGCGCTGTCCGTCCACCGCCTCACAACCGGCGACATCTATGCCCCCATGGGCGCATCCGCCGAGGAGCTGCGCGACCGCCTCTGCCTGTTCGATCCTCTGATCGCCGAGCTGGGCAGCGACGAGCCCGACAAGGATCTCCAGACCCATGTGGAAACGGTTCTGCGCGAGATCCACAAAACCGTTAGTGGCCAGTTCATCTCCTTCAATGCCGACAACCGCCAATTCTATCTCGACCTGAAGAAGACCGACGACTTCGATGCTCTGATTGATAAGCGGGCCGAAAGTCTGGGCCAGCCTCAACTCGACCGCATCTATTACGAGGCGCTCAAGCGGGCGATGGAATGCCAGGACGCCACTTACGTTACCGGCTACAAAATCTGGCAGCATGAATTGTTATGGCATGAACATAAGGCTGCCCGAACCGGCTACCTCTTTTTCGGCGCTCCGAATGAGCGATCTACCGTCGTGCCACAGCGGGACTTCTACCTATACTTCATTCAGCCCAATGATCCGCCACGCTTCAAGGACAACAAAGTCAACGACGAGGTTTTCTTCCGCCTGAAAGGCACCGATGAGGAGTTCCAGACTGCACTGAAGAGTTATGCGGCCGCTCTGGACCTTGCAGGCACCGCATCGGGGCACGCCAAGGCCACCTATGAATCGAAAGCCAACGGTTTCCTGAAGAGGCTGGTCCAGTGGCTACAGAAGCACATGAGCGATGCCTTCGAGGTCACCTATCAGGGGCGCGCCAAATCCATGACTGAATGGGCGAAGGGCAAATCCATCCGGGACCTGTCCGGCCTGTCGCCCCACGAGACCATCAACTTTCGCGACCTCGTTAACACCATCGCCGGTGTCTGCCTGGCTCCGAATTTCGAGAACCAAGCCCCGGACTACCCGTTCTTCTCGGTCCTGATCACCGGCAACAACCGCGCCCAGGCTGCGCAAGACGCCCTGCGGGCCATCGCCGGGCAGAACCGCACCAAGCAGGCCACCGCCGTGCTGGACGCCCTGGAACTGCTCGACGGCGAGAAGATCGCCCCCCACAAGTCGAAGTACACCAAGTTCATCCTTGATGCCGTCAAAGCCAAGGGCCAAGGCCAGGTAGTGAACCGCAGCGAGATAATCCAGGACGACCACGGGCTTGAATACATGAACCCGGGCGGTTCGCGTCTGGAACCTGAATGGGTGAGCGTCCTGTT
It contains:
- a CDS encoding DUF6079 family protein, which translates into the protein MKYGDLIQFDPIETVVQLRDADRSSAAHTLVNTYVISEEMAERLTQLVIPQMQFDQPVDNKGLLVVGNYGTGKSHLMSVVSSLAADVSLLEGLNNVGVRDAAAQIAGRFKVIRTEIGATTMSLRDILVAELEEHLEKLGVEYVFPEAGTITSHKRAFEDMMAKFGEVFPEHGLLLVVDELLDYLRTRKDQELILDLNFLREIGEICKDLRFRFMAGVQEAIFDSPRFAFVADSIRRVKDRFEQILIARSDVKFVVAERLLKKTAEQQAKIRDYLMPFAKYYGGLNERMDEFVRLFPVHPDYIDTFERVTVVEKREVLKTLSMGMKGILGKVVPQDEPGLIAFDSYWNTLKQNASFRAIPEIRAVIDCSQVLESRIENAITRKQYKPMALRLIHALSVHRLTTGDIYAPMGASAEELRDRLCLFDPLIAELGSDEPDKDLQTHVETVLREIHKTVSGQFISFNADNRQFYLDLKKTDDFDALIDKRAESLGQPQLDRIYYEALKRAMECQDATYVTGYKIWQHELLWHEHKAARTGYLFFGAPNERSTVVPQRDFYLYFIQPNDPPRFKDNKVNDEVFFRLKGTDEEFQTALKSYAAALDLAGTASGHAKATYESKANGFLKRLVQWLQKHMSDAFEVTYQGRAKSMTEWAKGKSIRDLSGLSPHETINFRDLVNTIAGVCLAPNFENQAPDYPFFSVLITGNNRAQAAQDALRAIAGQNRTKQATAVLDALELLDGEKIAPHKSKYTKFILDAVKAKGQGQVVNRSEIIQDDHGLEYMNPGGSRLEPEWVSVLLAALVYSGDIVLSILGKKIDATGLQLLAATSMDELVRFKHLEQPKEWNLPALKALFEILGLPSGYPQLITKGDDTPVIQMLDCVGKIVKRIVMTQQTLREGLSFWGLDLLAGTDLASQTSGLDEAKGFFESLQAYSSPGKLKNFRYSAPEVLAHEKAVKALDELDALREFIMDHSPTASWLSTAEAVLPADHDWVDRMKTTRQDVLDALKQVDLTELASQSQSIGAKLQKLKKDYTVAYIGLHTKARLGVNDDKRKAGLLNDQRLQTLLKLAGIDLMPRQQLTDYQNRLAGLKSCFTLTEQNLEASPICPHCGFRPSVEPRAAAGSQMINQMDAQLDAMVTAWTSTILSNLEDPITQANMNLLKIDDREPLEAFIKSKELPVPLGSNFVHALKEVLSGLVKVTVKAHELQHALQVTDGPATPAEMKKRFEVYIDQLTKGKDPAKVRIVME